Proteins encoded by one window of Desulfurococcus sp.:
- the twy1 gene encoding 4-demethylwyosine synthase TYW1: MTLEWSLVRRKREDFWSSNPVYKAMYERLVKQGYHIIGTIGAVKRCHWTKEAVLRNRYCYKCLWYGIESHRCIQMTPVVAWCWNRCLHCWRLQPEDVGMHWDETRPPVVDDPEVLVEESIKVHREIMAGFKGNPKADQVRVMEAMEPRHAAISLAGEPLLYPRLGELIEEYHKRNITTFLVTHGTRPDTLRNLETEPSQLYISIEAWDKKSYEYFNRPLVPRAWELFNETLKLVPSFKSPTVFRFTIVKGFNDHEEALKGFARFVETAQPWYIEVKAYMHIGGSRERLTRSNMPSHNDIRVVAGKLSELTGYEVLSESIPSRIVLLSRVGKPLRHGKGCPDGVEHPEKYTPVITEEYEEIEG; this comes from the coding sequence TTGACCCTTGAGTGGAGTTTAGTAAGGAGGAAGAGAGAGGACTTCTGGAGCAGTAACCCTGTCTACAAAGCTATGTACGAGAGGCTTGTTAAGCAAGGCTACCATATTATAGGCACGATCGGGGCTGTGAAGAGGTGTCACTGGACTAAGGAAGCTGTCCTGAGAAATAGATATTGTTATAAGTGCCTATGGTATGGTATAGAGAGCCATAGATGCATTCAGATGACTCCTGTCGTAGCATGGTGTTGGAATAGATGCCTTCACTGCTGGAGACTACAGCCTGAGGACGTAGGAATGCACTGGGATGAAACACGTCCACCTGTAGTCGATGACCCCGAGGTGCTGGTTGAGGAGAGTATTAAGGTTCACAGGGAGATCATGGCTGGCTTCAAGGGGAACCCGAAGGCGGATCAAGTGAGAGTTATGGAGGCGATGGAGCCTAGGCATGCAGCTATAAGTCTAGCAGGCGAGCCCCTGCTCTACCCGAGGCTCGGCGAGCTAATAGAAGAATACCATAAGAGGAATATAACAACATTCCTTGTAACGCATGGTACAAGACCCGACACACTGAGGAACCTGGAGACGGAGCCAAGCCAGCTCTATATTAGCATAGAAGCATGGGATAAGAAGAGCTACGAGTACTTCAACCGCCCGCTTGTACCTAGAGCCTGGGAGTTATTCAACGAGACGTTAAAACTAGTGCCGAGCTTTAAATCACCCACGGTATTCAGGTTTACGATTGTAAAGGGGTTCAACGACCACGAGGAAGCCCTTAAGGGTTTCGCAAGGTTCGTTGAGACTGCTCAGCCATGGTACATAGAGGTTAAAGCCTACATGCATATCGGTGGGAGCAGAGAGAGGCTAACGAGAAGCAACATGCCGTCACACAACGATATCAGGGTGGTTGCAGGGAAGCTCTCCGAGCTAACAGGATACGAGGTTCTAAGCGAGTCTATTCCAAGCCGTATTGTACTCTTAAGCAGAGTGGGGAAGCCGTTAAGGCATGGTAAGGGTTGTCCTGATGGAGTGGAACACCCTGAGAAGTATACGCCGGTGATCACTGAGGAGTATGAGGAGATTGAAGGCTAG
- a CDS encoding NAD(P)-binding domain-containing protein, translating to MVSRILVAGAGLMGSSLAKCLSSKKIEVYVYNRSVEKARALCSEVECSVVENLGGLRDIDAAVMFLFDDNAVLDFTRMLISNGSLKEIKLLVNSSTISPETSLTLYEVVKNNGGVYVESPVYGSTDEASSCNLISMLAGDEEARLIAERTASLYSSRVFWVGRVPKAMALKLSLNNIGLSMPAVLAESLILLDLYNVDVKIFEDIASTLWFGSIIKRYLERAERTGGKPRFTVAGAAKDYRVISYTLLAKGKHPLISHAIAGFYDLAARVSPGEDYPRAISLYRKLTGVR from the coding sequence TTGGTATCGAGGATACTTGTTGCAGGAGCAGGCTTAATGGGGTCTTCACTAGCTAAATGTCTATCCTCGAAGAAGATTGAAGTCTACGTGTATAATAGGAGTGTTGAGAAAGCTAGGGCTCTCTGCTCTGAGGTAGAGTGCAGTGTTGTTGAGAATCTAGGGGGGCTAAGAGATATTGATGCAGCAGTAATGTTTCTCTTCGATGACAACGCTGTACTAGACTTTACGAGGATGCTGATATCCAATGGGTCTCTCAAGGAGATTAAGCTTCTAGTGAATTCTTCAACTATAAGCCCTGAAACCAGCCTTACCCTCTATGAGGTAGTTAAAAACAACGGTGGAGTATACGTTGAATCCCCTGTCTACGGGAGTACTGATGAGGCATCATCATGCAACCTGATATCAATGCTGGCAGGAGATGAGGAGGCAAGACTGATAGCTGAGAGGACTGCATCACTCTATTCTTCTAGAGTATTCTGGGTGGGCAGGGTCCCCAAGGCTATGGCATTAAAGCTATCGCTAAATAACATAGGGCTTTCAATGCCAGCCGTTCTAGCAGAATCCCTCATCCTGCTAGACCTATATAATGTTGATGTAAAGATCTTCGAGGATATAGCCAGCACACTCTGGTTTGGAAGTATAATTAAGAGGTACCTTGAGAGAGCTGAGAGGACTGGGGGGAAGCCGAGATTCACTGTAGCTGGTGCAGCCAAAGACTACAGGGTTATATCGTACACGCTGCTCGCTAAAGGCAAGCATCCACTAATCTCTCACGCCATAGCCGGCTTCTATGATTTAGCGGCTAGGGTATCACCTGGAGAGGATTATCCAAGAGCAATATCACTCTACAGGAAGCTAACCGGGGTACGATGA
- a CDS encoding helix-hairpin-helix domain-containing protein — protein sequence MSIKLLAPVDVVIDSRENSKHPEFREAFIREGLKVAVRELQAGDFLLMAPPEKKSILIERKSIDDLANSVKDNRIWEQSRLLLEEARRDGHQPLLVVEGCISSLEKYRGWRIQSILRVLDSLILDMGIPVLNTPSKDATIAWIIAKAKSLGRTESKQVFRMRVEKKPMNLQERILYVAEGVVGPVLARRLLEKFKTLRNLANASKHELLSVEGIGEKRAEEIYILFNTPWQSNESEK from the coding sequence ATGAGTATTAAACTACTTGCACCGGTTGACGTGGTAATAGATTCGAGAGAGAACAGCAAGCACCCGGAGTTCAGGGAGGCGTTCATTAGAGAAGGGTTAAAAGTAGCTGTAAGAGAGCTTCAAGCAGGAGATTTCCTCTTAATGGCGCCTCCTGAAAAGAAGTCTATTCTAATTGAAAGAAAGAGCATTGATGACCTCGCTAACAGCGTGAAAGACAATAGGATATGGGAGCAGAGCAGGCTACTCCTCGAAGAAGCCCGTAGAGATGGGCATCAACCCCTACTAGTAGTTGAAGGATGCATCAGTAGCCTTGAGAAGTACCGGGGCTGGAGGATCCAGAGTATACTCAGAGTACTCGACTCCCTGATACTCGACATGGGTATACCCGTGCTCAATACTCCAAGCAAAGATGCTACTATCGCCTGGATCATAGCTAAAGCTAAAAGCCTGGGTAGAACTGAGAGCAAGCAGGTTTTCAGAATGAGGGTTGAAAAGAAGCCTATGAATCTACAGGAGAGAATACTGTATGTTGCTGAAGGCGTGGTAGGCCCTGTACTAGCTCGAAGACTCCTCGAGAAGTTTAAGACTCTCAGGAATCTAGCAAACGCCTCTAAACACGAGCTACTAAGCGTTGAGGGTATAGGAGAGAAGAGGGCAGAAGAGATATACATCCTCTTCAATACACCCTGGCAGAGCAATGAATCGGAAAAATAG
- a CDS encoding glycosyl transferase family 4: MDPGSLYSVISYLAPITVSALTTRILLKWWISTGSKLGFTGRDMNKPGDVRVVEAGGIWVILGAVFGILTYVAVETYTEDYNGFYTYFAISQVLLLAGLLGLMDDMLGWKKGLRKITRVMLTIPISLPIVVIREGHSTMEIPLMGAVDLGVLYPLLVVPLGVMGASNAFNMIAGYNGLEGLQALLITLLTLVFAIKKGITVVVPLLLVMAASILFFLYYNWYPAKVFPGNTFTYGFGAFYASLVIYGNFEKFGLAMFTLYFIELALFLRGLRDHVYKENFGIPRPSGCLDPPYSRVYSLTHLALIVVKKVKGCAREVDVVFFIALLQLAVGLLALTLL, from the coding sequence GTGGATCCGGGGTCACTCTATAGCGTTATAAGCTATCTTGCCCCAATTACAGTATCCGCGCTTACAACTAGAATTCTCCTTAAATGGTGGATTTCAACGGGTAGTAAACTAGGCTTCACAGGTAGAGATATGAATAAACCTGGAGATGTACGTGTCGTAGAGGCTGGCGGTATATGGGTTATCCTTGGAGCAGTCTTCGGGATACTAACCTACGTGGCAGTTGAAACATACACGGAAGACTATAACGGGTTCTACACTTACTTTGCTATCTCACAGGTCCTCCTACTCGCCGGCCTCCTAGGCTTAATGGATGATATGCTAGGGTGGAAGAAGGGGTTAAGAAAGATTACGAGAGTAATGCTGACGATACCTATATCGCTCCCCATAGTAGTTATAAGAGAAGGGCATTCCACGATGGAGATACCTTTAATGGGTGCCGTGGACCTAGGAGTACTCTACCCGCTACTAGTTGTCCCGCTAGGTGTTATGGGAGCCAGTAACGCGTTCAACATGATTGCCGGATACAACGGGCTTGAAGGCCTCCAAGCCCTACTGATAACACTTCTCACCTTAGTCTTCGCTATTAAGAAGGGTATTACAGTCGTGGTGCCACTGCTACTAGTAATGGCTGCATCAATACTGTTCTTCCTCTACTACAACTGGTATCCTGCTAAAGTCTTCCCCGGGAATACTTTTACTTACGGCTTCGGAGCCTTCTATGCATCTCTAGTGATATACGGGAACTTCGAGAAGTTTGGTCTCGCCATGTTTACACTATACTTCATTGAGCTAGCTTTATTCCTGAGAGGACTGCGCGACCATGTATACAAAGAGAACTTCGGGATACCACGCCCCTCCGGATGCCTGGATCCACCTTATAGTAGAGTGTACAGTCTAACACATCTAGCCCTTATAGTCGTTAAAAAAGTGAAAGGTTGTGCACGAGAAGTTGACGTTGTATTCTTCATAGCTCTACTTCAACTAGCAGTCGGGCTTCTAGCTTTAACCCTACTATAA
- a CDS encoding VIT1/CCC1 transporter family protein: protein MSDPREILVDEYIDETVSARLYRFLAQLSGIRTLEDLALMEEEHAKILADLMSLRGVKPPLRTPFKALLKEKFYRLIARVFGYKLPLLLMERSEVEAIVGYWSLLEDPRLQDHRDKILRLLRDEVIHEAELYVRLHGYRLEVENMKDAVYGMIDALIEIEAGVIGIATATQPLIAGVAGLISSIAGSLSMSVGAYLSTKSENETTRSDVLKEKIIAEVDKARFLEKIREDLTSRGLTSEQASLIVKLASENPELLKYFTLRGVQEASPGRAAMSAGVFYMLGALGPILPFLLNLPALISIPLSLTLTLTVLFLLTLFVSLVSGARLHKLFLEYAWLTLLATLATFTIGLLAKEYLGLAL, encoded by the coding sequence ATGAGCGATCCACGTGAGATCCTAGTAGATGAGTATATAGATGAAACTGTAAGCGCCAGACTCTACAGGTTTCTAGCACAGTTGAGCGGGATTAGGACTCTAGAGGATTTAGCCTTAATGGAGGAGGAGCATGCTAAGATACTTGCTGATTTAATGTCGTTGAGGGGCGTCAAGCCTCCTTTAAGAACTCCTTTTAAAGCCTTATTGAAGGAGAAATTCTATAGGCTAATTGCTAGAGTATTCGGATATAAGCTACCTCTACTTTTAATGGAGAGGTCGGAAGTAGAGGCTATAGTAGGCTACTGGAGTCTTCTAGAAGACCCTAGACTCCAGGATCACAGGGATAAGATTCTCAGGCTTTTAAGAGATGAAGTAATTCATGAAGCTGAATTATACGTTAGACTCCACGGATACCGGCTTGAAGTCGAGAACATGAAGGATGCAGTTTACGGGATGATAGATGCATTAATAGAGATTGAGGCTGGAGTAATAGGTATTGCGACAGCAACTCAGCCGCTTATAGCTGGAGTAGCTGGATTAATATCATCGATAGCCGGCTCTCTCAGCATGAGTGTGGGAGCATATCTCTCAACGAAGTCTGAGAATGAAACTACTAGAAGCGATGTCTTAAAAGAGAAGATTATTGCTGAAGTCGATAAAGCTAGATTCCTCGAGAAAATAAGAGAGGATCTAACTTCAAGGGGATTAACCAGTGAGCAAGCCTCGCTGATAGTAAAGCTGGCTTCAGAGAACCCGGAACTCCTCAAATACTTTACGTTGAGAGGAGTTCAAGAGGCTTCTCCAGGTAGAGCTGCAATGAGCGCTGGTGTATTCTATATGCTAGGAGCGCTAGGGCCGATACTACCGTTCCTCTTAAATCTCCCAGCTTTAATCTCTATTCCTCTCTCGCTAACTCTAACACTAACAGTACTATTCCTTCTAACACTATTCGTATCGCTAGTATCAGGGGCACGCCTCCACAAGCTGTTCCTGGAGTACGCTTGGTTAACTCTTCTCGCTACACTAGCAACATTCACTATTGGACTACTTGCGAAAGAATACCTTGGATTAGCCTTGTAG
- a CDS encoding cation-translocating P-type ATPase, translating into MSLAEDVKWHSLELSEVFEKLKTEPKGLSSEEAARRLGEYGFNEIVVEEKVSPWMLLLGQFKSPLIILLLFATGLSMVIGELIDAIVIIAIVIASAVLGFYQEYRAERALEALKKMTAPVARVLRDGKITVVKAREVVPGDILLLEAGDRVAADARLIESVSLKVDESSLTGESYSVEKIVGKLPPETPLADRVNMVFAGTVVTYGKGKAVVVATGARTELGKIAEEIRGAEEKKTPLELRMEQIGKLLAVLSLSVAAIVASIGVFVWGYDPFDMVFWAISLAVAAVPEALPAVVTSTLAIGMYRMAKRNAIVTRLPAVETLGSATYICSDKTGTMTKGEMTARKIYVSGRILEVTGSGYEPSGEILDGERRVDIAGFKELELLLLAGVLNNDARIVVENNRRMIIGDTTEGALLVLAEKAGLDVERIREAYPRVGEVPFSSERKRMSTYHKMPSGEYYIFVKGAPEIILGFSKYVMRNGVIEELTESSKAEIARVNEELASQGYRNLAIAFRRVSAEEASSPSEAHENNLVFLGLVGLMDPPRPEVKEAIKECKKAGISVAMITGDHKLTAVAIARELGLYNEGDEVLTGAELESMSFEELVEKAENIRVYARVSPEHKLKIVKALKKKGHVVAMTGDGVNDAPALKAADIGVAMGITGTEVAKEAADMILADDNFATIVAAVREGRVIFENIRKYLAYLLSCNIAEIVVPLLAAFLKLPLPFYAIHYLWINLVTDGLPALALGVDPAEPDIMERPPRRLDSPVFSKREVFMYLVFLPLLLSVLLTTSFHFSLNVMGENEAEARATVFTSIIVTELLIALSARSLRHPAVKVGIFKNKYLTLSVVASLILQLIILYTPQLASLFKIAPPILSDWLIASTVALITFASIEILKYVYE; encoded by the coding sequence ATGAGCCTGGCTGAGGATGTTAAATGGCATTCACTAGAGTTAAGCGAGGTCTTCGAGAAGCTGAAGACTGAGCCTAAGGGACTGTCCAGCGAGGAGGCTGCAAGGAGGTTAGGGGAGTATGGCTTCAACGAGATAGTTGTAGAGGAGAAGGTATCACCCTGGATGCTGCTGCTGGGGCAATTCAAAAGCCCGTTAATCATTCTACTACTATTCGCTACTGGATTATCCATGGTTATCGGTGAACTAATTGATGCCATTGTCATCATAGCGATAGTAATAGCTAGCGCTGTGCTAGGCTTCTACCAGGAGTATAGGGCTGAGCGTGCTCTCGAAGCCCTCAAGAAGATGACTGCACCGGTAGCTCGAGTTCTACGTGACGGGAAGATCACTGTAGTTAAAGCCAGGGAAGTAGTACCAGGCGACATACTCCTCCTCGAAGCAGGTGATAGAGTTGCAGCTGATGCCCGCCTAATAGAATCCGTGAGCTTGAAGGTAGATGAATCTTCTCTAACTGGTGAATCATATAGCGTCGAGAAAATCGTGGGGAAGCTACCGCCTGAAACCCCGTTAGCTGATAGGGTAAACATGGTCTTCGCTGGAACAGTTGTAACGTATGGTAAAGGGAAGGCTGTAGTTGTTGCAACAGGTGCCAGAACCGAGCTAGGTAAGATAGCTGAGGAGATTAGAGGAGCCGAGGAGAAGAAGACTCCACTTGAGCTTAGAATGGAGCAGATAGGGAAGCTTCTCGCAGTGTTAAGCCTTAGTGTAGCCGCGATAGTAGCATCCATAGGGGTCTTCGTCTGGGGCTACGATCCATTCGACATGGTGTTCTGGGCGATAAGTCTAGCTGTCGCGGCAGTACCAGAAGCACTCCCAGCAGTAGTGACAAGTACTCTAGCTATTGGAATGTATAGAATGGCGAAGAGAAATGCTATTGTGACGAGACTCCCCGCTGTTGAAACCCTTGGTTCAGCAACCTACATATGCTCAGATAAAACAGGCACCATGACTAAAGGCGAGATGACCGCCCGTAAAATATATGTTTCAGGCAGGATACTAGAGGTCACAGGATCAGGGTACGAGCCTAGTGGTGAAATACTTGACGGTGAGAGAAGAGTAGATATCGCTGGGTTCAAGGAGCTAGAACTCCTACTGCTTGCTGGAGTATTAAACAACGATGCGAGAATAGTAGTGGAGAATAATAGGAGGATGATCATAGGGGATACAACAGAAGGTGCCTTACTAGTACTCGCAGAGAAAGCCGGCTTAGATGTAGAGAGGATTAGAGAAGCCTACCCAAGAGTAGGCGAGGTACCATTCTCCTCGGAGAGAAAACGGATGAGCACTTACCATAAAATGCCTAGCGGCGAATACTATATATTCGTGAAGGGAGCACCTGAAATCATACTAGGCTTCTCTAAGTACGTGATGAGAAATGGTGTTATCGAAGAGTTAACCGAGAGCAGTAAAGCAGAAATAGCTAGAGTCAACGAGGAGCTCGCTTCACAGGGATACAGGAACCTGGCAATCGCCTTCCGGCGGGTGAGCGCAGAGGAAGCCAGCTCCCCGAGCGAAGCCCACGAGAACAACCTAGTATTCCTCGGGTTAGTAGGGCTTATGGACCCCCCGAGGCCGGAAGTAAAGGAGGCTATCAAGGAGTGCAAGAAAGCAGGTATATCAGTGGCAATGATAACCGGCGACCACAAGCTTACAGCTGTAGCCATAGCTAGAGAACTCGGATTATACAATGAAGGAGATGAAGTACTAACAGGCGCCGAGTTAGAGTCTATGAGCTTCGAGGAACTAGTTGAGAAGGCTGAAAATATAAGAGTCTATGCTAGAGTCTCCCCAGAGCACAAGCTCAAGATAGTTAAAGCGTTAAAGAAGAAAGGACACGTTGTCGCTATGACCGGCGATGGTGTTAATGACGCTCCTGCTCTTAAAGCAGCTGACATAGGAGTGGCAATGGGTATCACTGGGACAGAAGTCGCTAAAGAGGCAGCTGACATGATACTAGCAGACGATAACTTCGCGACGATAGTAGCTGCAGTCAGAGAAGGAAGAGTTATATTTGAGAATATACGCAAGTACCTAGCCTACCTCCTTAGCTGCAATATAGCGGAGATAGTAGTCCCATTACTAGCGGCATTCCTCAAACTACCCCTCCCATTCTACGCTATACACTACCTTTGGATAAACCTAGTGACCGACGGGCTACCAGCACTAGCTCTCGGGGTAGACCCGGCTGAGCCGGATATAATGGAGAGGCCGCCGCGTAGACTGGACTCACCGGTATTCTCGAAACGTGAAGTATTCATGTACCTGGTATTCCTTCCACTACTACTTAGTGTTCTCTTGACAACAAGCTTCCACTTCAGTCTCAACGTGATGGGGGAGAATGAGGCTGAGGCAAGGGCAACAGTATTCACCTCGATTATTGTAACAGAGCTTCTAATAGCCCTCTCAGCAAGAAGTCTAAGACATCCAGCAGTGAAAGTAGGGATCTTCAAGAACAAGTATCTAACGCTATCAGTAGTAGCCTCGCTAATACTACAGCTGATAATACTTTACACACCACAGCTGGCATCACTATTTAAGATAGCTCCTCCAATACTCAGCGACTGGCTGATAGCATCTACCGTAGCCCTCATAACATTCGCTAGCATTGAGATACTCAAATACGTTTACGAGTAA
- a CDS encoding acetate--CoA ligase family protein — protein sequence MLESRNYLSLEDFTRSRKLPDIKVFQLLESYSIPIAPYGFARTPEEAVKVADNLGYPVVVKIISLDITHKSDVGGVVLGLNSGSEVYHAVVDMARRIREKVLHARIEGFLIQKQMPPGVEVIIGALNDRTFGGIVMLGLGGVFTEVLRDVTFRVAPVSSSEALEMINELKASRVFEGYRGLKPVNKQALADVIVKVSKLILENPWIESMDLNPVIAYPDSAVVVDARIILKPAAQPSP from the coding sequence ATGCTCGAGTCCCGCAACTATCTCTCACTCGAGGATTTTACAAGGAGTAGGAAGCTCCCGGATATCAAGGTCTTCCAGCTCTTAGAATCTTATAGTATTCCCATTGCACCATACGGTTTCGCTAGAACTCCGGAGGAAGCTGTTAAAGTAGCAGATAACCTTGGCTACCCAGTTGTAGTTAAGATTATTTCACTTGATATAACACATAAGAGTGATGTAGGCGGAGTAGTGTTGGGATTGAATAGTGGTAGCGAAGTATACCATGCTGTTGTGGATATGGCTAGGAGAATTAGGGAGAAAGTTCTCCATGCAAGAATAGAAGGCTTCTTAATCCAGAAGCAAATGCCTCCCGGTGTTGAGGTCATAATTGGCGCTCTGAACGATAGAACTTTCGGAGGAATAGTAATGCTGGGGTTAGGTGGAGTGTTCACGGAAGTTCTAAGAGATGTAACCTTCAGGGTTGCACCAGTATCGAGTAGTGAGGCACTAGAAATGATCAATGAGCTCAAAGCCTCGAGAGTCTTCGAAGGCTATAGGGGCTTGAAGCCTGTGAACAAGCAGGCTTTAGCCGATGTAATCGTAAAAGTATCAAAGCTTATACTTGAAAACCCCTGGATAGAATCCATGGATTTAAACCCTGTGATAGCATACCCTGATAGCGCAGTGGTAGTTGATGCAAGAATAATCTTAAAACCTGCTGCTCAGCCTAGCCCTTAA
- a CDS encoding ATPase, with translation MAKCRKCGREAEYKVSFGKLWFCREHFIEYFEKRVIETIRRFKMVKPGDKVAVAVSGGVDSMSLLAVLTRRREELGLERITGLHLNFGINGFSDILEGRVKEYCSLMNVQCSILRLRDLIGVSLPELALKARRPPCSVCGLVKRYVFTAFAWRNGFTALFTGHHLDDIVVYMLKDIYTGDFKSLASLKPLQRLDDLPVKAKPLILVSKSDIETYARLSGVPYIEVNCPFKHKSDVEKSIEDFIASLQALNPAAKLTVFSSIIKLIEDYIEPKESSNLLKCEVCGMPSSSRECSFCRMTRRTLGVSMGPRVLEKVRVYSL, from the coding sequence ATGGCTAAGTGTAGAAAGTGTGGGAGAGAAGCCGAGTACAAGGTTTCATTCGGCAAGTTATGGTTCTGTAGAGAGCACTTCATAGAGTACTTTGAGAAGAGGGTCATTGAAACCATTAGAAGATTTAAGATGGTTAAGCCGGGGGATAAAGTGGCTGTTGCTGTATCAGGTGGCGTGGATAGCATGAGTCTTCTCGCAGTGCTTACCAGGCGTAGAGAGGAGTTAGGTTTAGAGAGGATTACAGGATTACACTTGAACTTCGGGATTAACGGTTTCAGCGATATACTTGAGGGAAGAGTGAAGGAGTACTGTAGCTTAATGAATGTTCAATGTAGTATTCTAAGGCTGAGAGACCTCATTGGTGTATCTCTACCAGAGCTTGCGTTGAAAGCTAGAAGGCCTCCTTGTAGTGTCTGCGGGCTCGTGAAGAGATACGTTTTCACAGCTTTCGCTTGGAGGAACGGGTTTACAGCACTGTTCACAGGGCATCATCTAGATGATATCGTAGTATACATGCTTAAAGACATATATACAGGGGACTTCAAATCGCTTGCAAGCCTTAAACCTCTCCAGCGTTTAGATGACCTACCGGTTAAAGCCAAGCCCCTAATACTAGTATCTAAAAGCGATATTGAGACTTATGCCAGGTTATCCGGGGTACCATACATCGAGGTAAACTGCCCCTTTAAGCATAAGAGTGATGTCGAGAAGAGCATTGAAGACTTCATAGCGAGCCTACAAGCTTTAAATCCTGCTGCAAAACTCACAGTATTCTCCAGTATCATTAAGCTTATCGAGGACTACATTGAACCAAAAGAGTCCTCTAACCTCCTTAAATGTGAGGTTTGCGGTATGCCCTCATCGAGCAGGGAGTGCAGTTTCTGCAGGATGACTAGAAGGACTCTAGGGGTTAGCATGGGTCCTAGAGTACTCGAGAAGGTAAGAGTATATAGCTTATAG
- a CDS encoding nitrilase, with the protein MTALTVGLLQAGFPGLPLDNARKTVEIVKRNYKEADIIILPEYSMLNPFRIADPAVVYNYSETPVSSKYLMELSKLAGELGVFILAHFIERTDTPPLTLSTSIILTDKGDAIPVYSKMHLFDAYGFRESSFFKPGKGPGRILSIEGVKIGFTICYDLRFPELYRVYSLMGSDVIVAQAGWVRGPYKEEILDKLASVRAHENTVYLILVDQVDDMFAGRSGVFNPWGYRELDLGWKEAYVEYRVETDVVNEVRRTLPVVAQAKARWEIRHIEL; encoded by the coding sequence ATGACGGCACTCACAGTAGGATTGCTTCAAGCAGGATTTCCAGGGCTACCCTTAGATAATGCTAGAAAAACTGTTGAGATCGTAAAGAGAAACTATAAGGAGGCTGACATAATAATCCTCCCCGAGTATAGCATGCTGAATCCATTTAGGATAGCTGATCCTGCCGTGGTCTACAATTACTCTGAAACACCTGTATCAAGCAAGTATCTAATGGAGCTTTCAAAGCTAGCTGGTGAGCTAGGTGTCTTTATACTAGCCCACTTCATTGAGAGAACAGATACCCCTCCGTTAACCCTGAGCACGAGTATCATTCTAACTGATAAAGGCGACGCTATACCAGTCTACAGTAAAATGCATCTCTTCGACGCCTACGGCTTTAGAGAGTCAAGCTTCTTCAAGCCGGGTAAGGGGCCTGGTAGAATACTTTCCATAGAGGGTGTTAAGATAGGCTTCACAATATGCTATGATTTAAGATTCCCAGAGTTGTACAGAGTCTACAGCTTAATGGGAAGTGATGTTATAGTAGCTCAGGCAGGATGGGTTAGAGGCCCCTATAAGGAGGAAATACTCGATAAGCTTGCAAGTGTGAGGGCCCATGAGAACACAGTATACTTGATCCTCGTGGATCAAGTTGACGACATGTTTGCTGGGAGAAGCGGCGTCTTCAATCCATGGGGGTACAGAGAGCTTGATCTAGGCTGGAAGGAGGCTTACGTAGAGTACAGGGTTGAGACAGACGTGGTGAACGAGGTTAGAAGAACGCTTCCCGTGGTAGCTCAAGCTAAAGCTAGATGGGAGATAAGACATATAGAGCTATAA
- a CDS encoding 4Fe-4S ferredoxin: MYILPRLIDVNAKASILRQHKKLLIMSRCIETEHREIVEEMSSKGYAILTACPEAEHVNMLGFKLAGILARGDFEEIAVLTVDGSLHCTQLHWMLEEVCKIAGRCPAQRHMVVYKGRVYEVSSEAVKTSRFLYKVEKLLGSGIRSES, translated from the coding sequence ATGTACATTCTTCCAAGACTCATAGACGTAAACGCCAAGGCTTCAATACTAAGACAGCATAAGAAGCTGCTTATCATGAGTAGATGCATTGAAACCGAGCATAGAGAGATAGTCGAGGAGATGTCTAGTAAAGGCTACGCGATTCTAACAGCCTGCCCGGAAGCAGAGCATGTTAACATGCTAGGCTTTAAGCTAGCTGGAATACTAGCTAGAGGAGACTTTGAAGAGATAGCTGTTTTAACTGTGGATGGAAGCCTCCACTGTACTCAACTCCACTGGATGCTTGAGGAGGTGTGTAAGATAGCTGGGAGATGCCCTGCTCAAAGACACATGGTGGTGTATAAGGGGAGGGTATACGAGGTGAGCTCTGAGGCTGTCAAGACAAGCAGGTTTCTCTATAAGGTTGAGAAACTACTGGGTTCAGGCATCCGGAGTGAGAGTTGA